The DNA sequence aggcaGGAAGAGGCTCAGGGCTGTCGGAAACGTGGTGATTGAACAGAAGGCATTCCAAAACTTCTTGGCGAAATAGACTGTTTCTGGAAAGACTGTACATTAAGATCTATTGTATTATACCTTTTTTGAATTATTTTACTTCCATCTGGATACTGACAGACCGGGATTTAATATGATTACCCGTTTTGGAACCCTTGAGTATTGAATGTTTATGTAAGCGGTGTATCACAACATTAATTGATCTTGATTGGACGGCGCAGCTGAGGGGCCCGCGGAAGCTTTCATTTTGGCCGCAGAAAAGTTCGTCGCCGACCCCGCCGCGGTGATGTCTTGCAGATTCTCTTTCATCCGTGTCCCCGGCCTTTTGGATTGTGCAACTGTGATTCACACGGATTAGCTGGGTGCTACTGTCCTACTTATACCTTGACAAGCCCCTTTTTCGGTTGTGCGCTGACCGCAGCGCTCTACAAAACATCTCTCGGAGTTATTGCCTCCCTGCCATGATCAGCTCTTGACAAGCGTGATGCAGCCTCCGGAAGGTGTGCAGGTCGACCTGGGCAAGGCCCAGGTCATTGACCGTGCTCCTAAAGTTATTAAGGAACTGAAATTTGGTGTTCTGTAAGAACTCTGGCCTGGTATCGCTTGTGGGTTGTCTGATGGCCGTGGCTGACCCGTTCGCGCGTGACTCATATAGGTCGAACGATGATATTGTCAGCCAAGGCGTAGTCGAGGTCTCCGACCGGAAGTTCTTTGACCTTGATCGTGATAGATCGGTTGTTGCCCATGGCCCCCTCGATTCGCGCATGGGTGTATCGAGCAAAACCGCATCCTGTCAAACGTGTGGAGGTGCCCTTCAAGTCTGTAATGGCCATTTCGGCCACGTGAAACTCGTCCTGCCCTCTTTTCATGTAGGGTACTTCAAGCGTGTCATCACCATCTTGCAGGAGATCTGCAAAGAATGTTCGCACATTTTGCTCCCGGAAGGAGAACGCCGTGCTTTTCTTCGTGAAATGCGACGCCCGGGCTTGGATAATTTGAGAAGGTTGCAAATAGCGAAGCGCATCAACGAACGTTGCCGTAAGACTCGGAATTGTGACAGGTGCGGTGCCACCAACGGTGTAGTCAAGAAGGCTGGAACAAGCGCACTCAAAATCACGCACGATAAATTCCGTGCCTTCAATGCCTCTACCtctatgaagaagatcccCCCTCCCAGCAAGATTGTTTTCGATCGATCGTTCGAGGAAGCCAGGAGCCATAATCCGGAAGTTGAAAAACATCACAAAAAAGCGCAGGATGATATGAATGCCTTGCGTGTTCTAAACCTCTTCAAGAGAATTTCCGATACGGACTGCGAACTGTTGGGATTGGATCCGAAGGAAGCCAGGCCCGAAATGTTTCTCTGGCAGTATATCCCTGCACCCCCTGTGTGTATCCGTCCTTCCGTAGGCCAAGACGCTTCCTCCACCGAGGATGACCTGACTGCCAAGTTGGGTGATATTGTCCAGAGTAACATCAATCTTAAGAACGCACTACTCAAGGGTGCCCCCGTTCAGACCATCATGGAATGCTGGGACTACATGCAGCTTCAGATTGCGGTCTATATCAACAGTGACGTTCCTGGCCTGAACAAGGCAGACTTGGGCAAGCCCATACGAGGTTTTGTACAACGACTGAAAGGAAAGCAGGGAAGATTCCGTGGTAATTTGTCAGGAAAGCGTGTTGATTTCTCTGGTCGAACTGTCATTTCACCCGATCCGAATTTGCGAGTCGATGAAGTCGCGGTTCCCGAACTAGTGGCGAAGAACATGACTTATCCTGAGGTGGTCACACGGTAcaacaaggagaagctgcagcagAGAGTTCGGAACGGAACCAAAAAGTGGCCTGGAGCGAACTACCTTGTCAAGAAAGGCTCAACCTTCAAAACCTTCCTCAAGTACGGTAGTCTCAACATGATTGCCGATCAGCTGCAGGAGGGAGACGTCGTCGAGCGCCATATCGAGGACGGTGACATTGTACTTTTCAACCGTCAGCCCTCTCTTCACAAGCTCAGTATTCTTTCCCACTTTGCCAAAGTCCGCCCTCACAGAACTTTTCGTTTGAACGAGTGTGTCTGTAACCCATACAATGCCGATTTCGACGGAGACGAGATGAATTTGCACGTACCCCAGACTGAAGAAGCAAGAGCCGAAGCTATGGAGCTGATGGGCGTGAAAAACAATCTGGCAACGCCTAAGAACGGTGAACCCATCATTTCCGCCATCCAAGATTTCATCAGTGCTGCGTACATCTTGAGTAGTAAGGATAATTTCTTCGATCGGCGCTCGTTCACGCAGATATGCCTTTACATGCTTGGCCCGGAAACTCGTTTCGACCTTCCTCCACCCGCAGTGCTCAAGCCACAGATGCTGTGGACCGGAAAGCAAGTTTTCAATATTCTCATGCGTCCCAACAAGGACGATCCTGTAATGGTCAACTTGGATGCTGCATGCAGAGAATACAAGCCCCCCAAGGATGGCCGCCCGAAAGATCTGGACCCGAAAGACGGGTGGCTCGTCATTCGTAATTCGGAGGTCATGTGTGGTGTGATGGACAAAGCTACTATTGGTTCAGGAAAGAAGGACAATGTCTTTTATGTTATGCTGAGAGATTTCGGccctccagcagcagcagaggGCATGAATCGCTTGTCGAGGCTATCCGCGCGTTGGTTTACAAACATGGGTTTCTCCATCGGTATCACAGACGTATACCCTAGCGAGAAGCTACTACAGTCGAAGCATGACCTGGTCGAAACGGCATATGCACAGTGTGACGAAGTCATTGCCCAATACAAGGCGGGTACCCTGGAGACGTTCCCTGGATGTGACGAGTTGCAAACTATGGAGAATAAGCTCTCTGGTATTCTCAGTAAGGTTCGACAGCAGGCTGGTGACGAATGTATCGCCCAGCTCAGCAAGTACAACTCTCCTTTGATCATGGCTACGTCTGGATCCAAGGGTTCAAGTATCAACGTGTCCCAGATGGTTGCCCTCGTCGGTCAGCAAATTATTGGTGGTCAACGTGTGCAGGACGGTTTCCAAGATAGAACACTGCCTCATTTCCCAAAGAATGCTCGTCAACCCCCTTCGAAGGGTTTCGTTCGCAAcagtttcttttctggcTTGGAGCCCTATGAGTTTATTTTCCACGCCATGTCCGGTCGTGAAGGTCTGGTCGATACAGCCGTCAAAACCGCCGAAACTGGTTACATGTCGCGTCGCTTGATGAAGTCCTTGGAAGATCTCTCTTCGCGGTACGATGATACTGTGCGGAACTCTTCCGGCCATATCGTTCAGTTCCAGTACGGTGATGACAAGCTGGATCCCGTAGATATGGAGGGCAAGGCTAAGCCTGTTCATTTCGATCGGACGTTCATTCACTCCGAAGCGACCACCTATGATAACGACGAGCGCAGCTTGCAGCCCGCAGAGATCATGGAAGTGTGTGAAGAGATGCTCTCAAAGGAACGCGCTAAATTGGTCCGGAAAGATCTGCTCGACGTTGAACTCGGCTACATGGACCGGTCTAACCACGGTGTTGACCAGTTTGAAAGTGCACGCGACTTCCTCGAGTCTATCCAGCAATACGTTTCCACCAAGGCAGACAAATTGATCTCCCGAGGCGGTGACATTGATCCCTCCGATGAGAGGAGTCAGCAGGGCTTGAACCATACAGGCAAGTTGACCGAGAAGACGCTCAGGACCTTTATCTCTGCCTGTTTGATGAAATACAAGAAGGCTCAGGTGGAGCCCGGTCATGCGGTTGGTGCTGTTGGTGCCCAGTCTATTGGTGAACCCGGTACTCAGATGACCTTGAAGACTTTCCATTTTGCTGGTGTCGCTGGTATGAGTATCACTCAGGGTGTTCCTCGTATTAAGGAAATTATCAACGCTTCCAAGGAAATCAGTACACCCGTCGTGTCTTGCGAACTGGTAACCAAGGACAATGTCATTGCGGCTCGGATTGTAAAGGGACGTATTGAGAAGACGTATCTCAGGGATATCACCCACTACGTCCGAGAGACCTGGACTGGCAAAGAGGCATACATCACCGTTAAGATTAACTGGAAGACCATCCAAGACTTGGCACTCGAATTGAAAATCCAGGATATCCTTGCTGCCATCAAGAACCATAGACGCTTCAAGTCCGATGACTTGAAGTTCCGCTGCCAGCGGTCACATATTCATATCTATATGGATGTGGATCCTGCTAGCAAGCTCGGCCTTTCGAAGACGGAAATTGCCGCGACGAGTGCCGATCCTTTCCTGCGTTTGAAGCATCTCAAACGCCTACTTCCCGACATCCAGGTTCTCGGTCACCCTCAAGCCTACCGTGCGATTATTCGGACGGATGACACGTCGACTACCAACACGCTCCTTGTGGAAGGTTACGGTCTTCGGGCATGTATGAACACGATTGGTGTTGACGGCCTTCGCACGTCTACCAATAACGTGATGGAGATGCGCGAAGTTCTTGGTATTGAAGCCGCCCGGACGACCATTGTTCGTGAAATCAGCGAGGTGATGAAGGACATGGACATTGATCCTCGACACATGCAGCTTCTTGCCGATGTCATGACCTACAAGGGTGAGGTTCTGGGTATTACGCGATTCGGTCTTGCCAAGATGCGTGACTCTGTTCTTCAGCT is a window from the Aspergillus oryzae RIB40 DNA, chromosome 6 genome containing:
- a CDS encoding DNA-directed RNA polymerase III core subunit RPO31 (RNA polymerase III, large subunit) produces the protein MQPPEGVQVDLGKAQVIDRAPKVIKELKFGVLSNDDIVSQGVVEVSDRKFFDLDRDRSVVAHGPLDSRMGVSSKTASCQTCGGALQVCNGHFGHVKLVLPSFHVGYFKRVITILQEICKECSHILLPEGERRAFLREMRRPGLDNLRRLQIAKRINERCRKTRNCDRCGATNGVVKKAGTSALKITHDKFRAFNASTSMKKIPPPSKIVFDRSFEEARSHNPEVEKHHKKAQDDMNALRVLNLFKRISDTDCELLGLDPKEARPEMFLWQYIPAPPVCIRPSVGQDASSTEDDLTAKLGDIVQSNINLKNALLKGAPVQTIMECWDYMQLQIAVYINSDVPGLNKADLGKPIRGFVQRLKGKQGRFRGNLSGKRVDFSGRTVISPDPNLRVDEVAVPELVAKNMTYPEVVTRYNKEKLQQRVRNGTKKWPGANYLVKKGSTFKTFLKYGSLNMIADQLQEGDVVERHIEDGDIVLFNRQPSLHKLSILSHFAKVRPHRTFRLNECVCNPYNADFDGDEMNLHVPQTEEARAEAMELMGVKNNLATPKNGEPIISAIQDFISAAYILSSKDNFFDRRSFTQICLYMLGPETRFDLPPPAVLKPQMLWTGKQVFNILMRPNKDDPVMVNLDAACREYKPPKDGRPKDLDPKDGWLVIRNSEVMCGVMDKATIGSGKKDNVFYVMLRDFGPPAAAEGMNRLSRLSARWFTNMGFSIGITDVYPSEKLLQSKHDLVETAYAQCDEVIAQYKAGTLETFPGCDELQTMENKLSGILSKVRQQAGDECIAQLSKYNSPLIMATSGSKGSSINVSQMVALVGQQIIGGQRVQDGFQDRTLPHFPKNARQPPSKGFVRNSFFSGLEPYEFIFHAMSGREGLVDTAVKTAETGYMSRRLMKSLEDLSSRYDDTVRNSSGHIVQFQYGDDKLDPVDMEGKAKPVHFDRTFIHSEATTYDNDERSLQPAEIMEVCEEMLSKERAKLVRKDLLDVELGYMDRSNHGVDQFESARDFLESIQQYVSTKADKLISRGGDIDPSDERSQQGLNHTGKLTEKTLRTFISACLMKYKKAQVEPGHAVGAVGAQSIGEPGTQMTLKTFHFAGVAGMSITQGVPRIKEIINASKEISTPVVSCELVTKDNVIAARIVKGRIEKTYLRDITHYVRETWTGKEAYITVKINWKTIQDLALELKIQDILAAIKNHRRFKSDDLKFRCQRSHIHIYMDVDPASKLGLSKTEIAATSADPFLRLKHLKRLLPDIQVLGHPQAYRAIIRTDDTSTTNTLLVEGYGLRACMNTIGVDGLRTSTNNVMEMREVLGIEAARTTIVREISEVMKDMDIDPRHMQLLADVMTYKGEVLGITRFGLAKMRDSVLQLASFEKTADHLFDAGGAGRTDLVEGVSECIIMGKTVSLGTGAMEVVRRMNFFEGQIGARKTTFEDTWNNVCEAPLKSKKRART